One window from the genome of Eucalyptus grandis isolate ANBG69807.140 chromosome 7, ASM1654582v1, whole genome shotgun sequence encodes:
- the LOC120296292 gene encoding uncharacterized protein LOC120296292: MAATVTTGYPPTVRPPAVHPLSSSRQALLHRPSSSCCPLRPPRDEPALASSRLRVSLPTVGPRKRGLGLPLVLCSLEGQSETDQASPPSDSTARLHLNLEHPRRRLLVQFTCNECGERTQRLVNKLAYERGLIFVQCAGCLRHHKLVDNLGLVVDYDLREEIEMEQ, encoded by the exons ATGGCGGCAACGGTCACTACCGGTTACCCGCCGACCGTTCGCCCGCCGGCCGTTcaccctctctcctcttcccgaCAAGCCCTTCTTCATCGGCCCTCCTCCTCGTGCTGTCCTCTTCGGCCTCCGAGAGACGAGCCCGCCCTCGCCTCCTCcag GTTGCGCGTTTCGCTCCCGACGGTCGGACCGAGAAAGCGGGGATTGGGTTTGCCTCTGgtgctctgctcgctcgaggGTCAATCCGAGACGGACCAGGCATCGCCCCCGAGTGATTCGACCGCG CGTCTTCATCTTAATTTGGAACACCCGAGGAGAAGATTGCTTGTACAATTCACTTGTAATGAATGCGGTGAAAGAACACAAAGGCTTGTGAATAAGTTAGCCTATGAACGAGGTCTTATATTTGTACAG TGTGCTGGTTGTCTTCGGCATCACAAGTTAGTAGACAATCTTGGCCTTGTAGTGGACTATGACTTGCGAGAAGAAATTGAGATGGAGCAATAA
- the LOC104453846 gene encoding tRNA(adenine(34)) deaminase, chloroplastic codes for MLYPIGFHRAVLHCHGAQFHRMEIAQFWWSPSLKSNMNSARVRPTRRLGSAARDHSVSSWSYLLQPNLYAIRSTAQTHRDRSLAHGVFSPHVVEKAPEFAYQGEPFRLPFRLPFRRTPRKFMYSSNFLCYRSKGPLSLSFNDSSYLLTDRFDKYPFAHSPSPSPSCCCACSCCCARPACCGHSNCRVSISPLLLYGLRQSSLLQCSASRRLYFGGADRYYCRLPVHSIDQEVSDLYEEGSCAFRERSGGGRNGGRRRRIKCMVSEESNQIRRLRCFEDAEAVLSLLSEEVDEECFDSRGKRGSSSFKRYEVQREKIHGSEHSRGRKKKGSASKENNSKCKLERIEIESRDDVRMQDRGRGDFRREENRRAKKEASSCSSYHSFSSSGGFESDLEEIKDDGFAGETSSGHCKELRRRQESKTDNEMSEEDRIYREEREKNDTLEKKKAMARSNVEWDWRKKSEKKLNEQMVEEAQYQKESLEGCSTMSRTHDYDDRKSSTSRMQFTGAEKKSTFSTNLDPRASISHRQNGNEDVNISELERKSKRNEEVCRACGSDVKVSSQSEKQISSREEKPMASSGSILKNRNERRKPVGHVAERDEFAGNTQEFSQKLDIQKMDTEETSSLHRKSRRNDWEVNVNLGSSSAQKREEQSHPDDQITIKGKSGKSQQFTGPSESNQTAEGVSIVHSSRINLQQKTNVVSYSYPSEREQYYHTDSQALHLAHSSGESQDDVNKSKFRASDSSQQTSEKRMARQDTNLTSVVTLSGEAQDRQKESRGKVVQSDSASGSMPPRLTKQSSSHQKVLERPSSNQNINLVYQQNVQMINQEVNTVNSQSLLTPPPSQLVARGPSYADKTSGMPTEENFLESGSNTLSTRTETQTSALHAQLDSGGRRDGNHEELLYIRTHEDALGSALRMEESSGKFVREYIEKARHEISSEAEVDTSDAKSGYSSKDNIQAISTQGASEDIQLKNHDSTHPSGSPGSKGHSDEIWHEIDPSIHEVLKLEEPDSSTTSGPVAVNRSGRSLWNIMADIVRLRWGSRAESSTLASRSGRKSTMNESVSSETWFSGHEHGENNGDNVKQERSTPQKVTSSDQLHPLHSLTRNRTYSPRGEKRTPSEAEILSPVKSGSSSAKMISSGSAQQEEDFGWHEKVQDTNSPPLPLELAESSLPQPPRVTSPPRGEASSDTGENLLAGSGLREGLDQNAEKLIEVGGAEVTSSPLKQRKFQRAKQVTRDRFDEWEEAYRLESEQRRIDEMFMREALVEAKKAAEKWEVPVGAVLVQHGKIIARGFNLVEQLRDSTAHAEMICIKEASNVLRSWRLAETTLYVTLEPCPMCAGAILQARVDTLVWGAPNKLLGADGSWVRLFPIGEGATASGGTDKPAPPVHPFHPKMTIRRGVLESECADAMQQFFQLRRKKKEKKSETPPSCLPISPHPSKLLNKMHDMFHLMFCL; via the exons ATGTTATATCCAATTGGGTTTCATCGAGCAGTTTTGCATTGTCATGGAGCCCAATTTCATAGAATGGAGATAGCCCAATTCTGGTGGAGTCCAAGCCTCAAATCCAACATGAACTCAGCCCGAGTTCGTCCGACTCGGCGACTCGGCTCAGCGGCGCGTGACCATTCTGTCTCCAGCTGGTCGTATCTTCTTCAACCGAATCTCTATGCCATCCGATCTACAGCGCAGACCCACAGAGATCGCTCGCTCGCTCATGGTGTTTTCAGCCCCCACGTAGTAGAAAAAGCTCCGGAATTTGCCTATCAAGGTGAGCCCTTTCGCCTCCCCTTTCGCCTCCCCTTTCGCCGCACGCCGCGCAAATTCATGTATAGCTCGAACTTTCTGTGCTATAGGAGCAAAgggcccctttctctctctttcaatgaCAGTTCCTACTTGTTGACTGATCGGTTCGACAAGTACCCATTTGCCCattcgccgtcgccgtcgccgtcgtgtTGCTGTGCTTGTTCTTGTTGCTGCGCGCGTCCTGCTTGCTGTGGGCATAGTAACTGTAGGGTGTCTATAAGCCCTTTGTTGTTGTATGGGTTGAGGCAATCCTCTTTGCTTCAGTGTTCAGCTTCTAGGAGGCTGTACTTTGGCGGGGCAGACCGGTACTATTGTCGGCTCCCAGTCCATAGCATTGACCAGGAGGTCTCGGATTTGTATGAGGAGGGTTCTTGTGCTTTTAGGGAGAGAAGTGGTGGGGGAAGAAatggggggaggaggaggagaatcaAGTGTATGGTTTCGGAGGAAAGTAATCAAATTCGCCGGTTGAGATGTTTCGAGGATGCGGAGGCCGTGCTTAGTCTGTTGAGTGAAGAAGTGGATGAGGAGTGTTTTGATTCGAGAGGGAAACGTGGGAGCAGTTCGTTCAAGAGATATGAAGTGCAGAGGGAAAAGATCCATGGCAGTGAACATTCGAGGggtagaaagaaaaaggggtcAGCTTCTAAGGAGAATAATTCGAAATGCAAACTTGAGAGAATTGAGATTGAGTCAAGGGATGATGTTCGCATGCAGGACAGAGGAAGAGGAGATTTTAGGAGAGAGGAGAATCGCAGGGCAAAGAAAGAGGCCTCTAGTTGTTCATCTTatcattcattttcatcttcCGGTGGTTTTGAGAGTGATCTAGAAGAGATCAAAGATGATGGATTTGCAGGGGAAACATCAAGTGGCCACTGTAAAGAGTTAAGAAGGAGACAAGAAAGTAAAACCGACAATGAGATGTCGGAAGAAGACAGAATATATagagaagaaagggagaaaaatgaTACCTTGGAGAAGAAAAAAGCCATGGCCAGGAGTAATGTTGAGTGGGATTGGAGAAAGAAGTCAGAGAAGAAACTCAATGAACAGATGGTTGAAGAAGCACAATATCAGAAGGAATCCTTGGAAGGATGCAGTACAATGTCAAGAACCCATGATTATGATGATAGAAAATCTTCCACTTCCCGCATGCAATTCACTGGTGCAGAAAAGAAATCGACTTTTTCTACGAACTTAGATCCTAGAGCATCTATTAGTCACAGacaaaatggaaatgaagatgttAACATCTCTGAATtggaaaggaaaagcaaaaggaatGAAGAAGTTTGTAGAGCCTGCGGCAGTGATGTTAAAGTGTCGTCCCAATCTGAAAAGCAGATCAGTAGCAGGGAGGAGAAACCAATGGCTTCATCTGGTTCTATTTTGAAGAATAGAAATGAACGTAGGAAACCGGTTGGCCATGTGGCTGAAAGAGATGAATTTGCTGGAAATACCCAGGAATTTTCTCAAAAGCTGGATATCCAGAAGATGGACACTGAGGAGACTTCCAGCTTGCATAGAAAGTCTAGGAGGAATGATTGGGAGGTAAATGTGAATTTGGGCTCTAGCTCGGCTCAGAAGAGAGAAGAGCAAAGCCACCCAGATGATCAGATCACCATAAAAGGTAAATCTGGGAAATCCCAACAGTTTACTGGGCCATCAGAAAGCAACCAGACAGCTGAGGGAGTGTCCATTGTACACTCTAGTAGGATAAATTTGCAACAGAAAACAAACGTGGTTTCATATTCATATCCAAGTGAGAGGGAACAATATTACCACACAGATTCACAGGCCCTCCATTTGGCACACTCAAGTGGTGAATCCCAAGATGACGTGAATAAGTCAAAATTTCGTGCTAGTGATAGCTCCCAGCAAACCTCTGAAAAAAGAATGGCTCGTCAAGATACGAATTTAACATCAGTTGTGACCCTGTCTGGGGAAGCCCAAGACAGACAAAAGGAAAGCAGAGGAAAAGTCGTGCAGTCTGACTCAGCTTCAGGCAGCATGCCTCCCAGACTTACTAAACAATCTAGTTCTCATCAAAAAGTTCTAGAACGGCCTTCTAGTAACCAGAATATTAATTTGGTTTACCAACAGAATGTGCAAATGATAAACCAGGAGGTCAACACAGTAAATTCACAATCTTTATTGACACCTCCACCTTCTCAATTGGTAGCCAGGGGCCCTTCTTATGCTGATAAGACAAGTGGCATGCCAACTGAAGAGAATTTCTTGGAAAGTGGTTCTAATACCTTAAGTACACGCACAGAAACTCAAACTTCTGCTTTGCATGCTCAACTTGATAGTGGAGGCAGAAGAGATGGGAACCATGAGGAATTGTTGTATATTAGAACTCATGAAGATGCTCTTGGATCAGCTCTTCGTATGGAGGAATCATCTGGAAAGTTTGTCAGGGAGTACATTGAGAAGGCCAGGCATGAAATTAGCAGTGAGGCCGAAGTAGATACATCTGATGCTAAGTCAGGATACAGTAGCAAAGATAACATCCAAGCTATTTCCACTCAAGGTGCTTCAGAAGACATTCAGCTAAAGAATCATGACTCAACACATCCTTCTGGGAGTCCTGGATCAAAAGGCCATTCTGATGAGATATGGCACGAAATTGATCCATCTATTCATGAAGTTTTGAAGTTGGAGGAACCTGACAGCAGTACAACAAGTGGTCCTGTTGCTGTCAATAGATCTGGCAGGTCCTTGTGGAATATCATGGCAGATATTGTTCGCCTGCGCTGGGGTTCACGAGCTGAATCATCCACTTTAGCTTCGCGTTCAGGTAGAAAGAGTACAATGAATGAGTCTGTTAGCAGTGAGACATGGTTTTCTGGCCATGAGCATGGCGAAAACAATGGTGACAATGTCAAGCAGGAAAGAAGCACACCGCAGAAAGTAACCTCTTCTGACCAGCTACATCCCTTGCATTCTTTAACTAGAAACCGTACGTATTCACCAAGAGGTGAAAAAAGAACACCTTCTGAAGCTGAGATTCTATCTCCTGTTAAGTCAGGAAGCAGTTCGGCAAAGATGATCTCCTCAGGTTCAGCACAACAGGAAGAAGACTTCGGTTGGCATGAAAAAGTGCAGGACACCAATAGCCCTCCTCTTCCTTTGGAATTGGCGGAATCCTCATTACCTCAGCCTCCGAGAGTAACATCTCCTCCAAGAGGAGAAGCATCTTCAGATACTGGTGAGAACCTTTTAGCTGGTAGTGGCCTTCGTGAAGGGTTGGACCAAAATGCCGAAAAGTTAATTGAAGTTGGAGGAGCGGAGGTTACAAGTTCACCGTTGAAACAGAGGAAGTTCCAACGGGCCAAGCAAGTAACAAGAGATAGATTTGATGAATGGGAAGAGGCATACAGACTTGAAAGCGAGCAGCGGAGGATTGATGAAATGTTCATGAGGGAGGCACTTGTGGAAGCAAAGAAAGCTGCTGAAAAGTGGGAAGTGCCAGTTGGAGCAGTACTGGTGCAACATGGGAAGATTATTGCTCGTGGATTCAACCT AGTGGAACAGTTGAGGGACTCTACAGCCCATGCTGAAATGATATGTATAAAGGAGGCCTCGAATGTTCTTCGGTCATGGAGACTTGCG GAGACAACATTATACGTGACATTGGAGCCTTGTCCCATGTGTGCTGGGGCAATTCTTCAAGCTCGAGTTGACACTCTTGTTTGGGGAGCTCCCAACAAGCTTCTTGGAGCTGATGGCAGCTGGGTCAG GCTTTTCCCAATTGGTGAAGGGGCGACTGCATCTGGAGGCACGGACAAGCCGGCTCCTCCTGTACACCCGTTTCATCCAAAAATGACCATCAGGCGAGGGGTGTTAGAATCAGAGTGCGCAGATGCGATGCAGCAGTTCTTCCAGctgagaagaaagaagaaagagaagaaatcaGAGACCCCACCTTCATGTCTTCCCATCTCGCCCCACCCATCAAAGCTGCTCAACAAGATGCATGACATGTTCCACctcatgttttgtttgtga